From Thalassotalea psychrophila:
GCTTTTTACCGGTAACTCTAATTTTATCACCTTGAATAGACGCTTGAACTTTTAATTTACTATCCTTTATAACTTTAACCACTTTCTTAGCAACCGTTTGTTCAACACCAACTTTAAACGATACTTTTTGCGAGTATGTTTTGCCTGAATGAACAAAATCACCAACCGTCATTGCTTTAGAGTCAATTTGACGTTTTGATAATTGGGCACGCAACATATCCAACATTTGTTGAACTTGAAAATCACCTTCAGCTTTAACCGTTACATCAGGATTTTTATATTCAAATGATGCTTCTACACCACGAAAATCAAAACGAGTACTGAGCTCACGATTAGCATTTTCAGTCGCGTTACGTATTTCTTCTAAATCAACTTCAGACACAATATCTAATGAAGGCATAATTAAATCTCTTTAAAACATTATTTAGCTATAGGTTAACAAAGCTGTCTTTTAAGGGCTAGGATGATTTTCAAATTCAATCACAAAACTTTAATCAAGCGTGTTAATATGAAAAAAATTTATAAAAAATACTGCTGTGAATATATCAAATTTTCGTATTTACCTATTAATAGTAATAATATTTAGTTTATTAGCGGTTAACTATACGTTTATCACTAAAATTTTATATCAATACCATTTACTTGATAAAACAGGACACTTCTTCGGATTTTTTCTACTTACGTGGCTAGTAAACTCATTAATAAAAATTGATTTGAAGCTCATCATAATTACTTTATGCGTTTATGCCGGTCTGACAGAGGTTGGGCAATCATACTTAGGATTTAGAAGTGGTCAATTTACTGACTTCATCGCCGATGTATTAGGTTGCTTAACTTATGTATTAATTGTAATTGCCAATAAAAATAAAGCAAAGAAGGAAAGGGTTTGAAAATATTAATCGTTGGTAGAGGTGCTATGGGGTTATTATTTTCTCATTACCTTATCGATCATGATATTAGTATAAAATCGCGTACTAACTCAACTTCAACTACATTTTCTTTCACTAACATTAATGGTTTATCTAAGCAGTGTCATTTTAACTCTGCTTTTGATACAGAAACATCTAATGCAGATTGTATAATCTGCTGTGTAAAATCTTATGACGTTAGTACTGTCATTGCTAAGATTGCTCCTTATATAAATAACCAGTGCCCAATAGTTCTCACAAATAATGGCATGGGTGTCATTGAGCAACTCCAACAAAAACTTAACATTACAAATCCTATTTATGCCTTGTTAACAACGATGGGGGCTAAACGGCTTTCACCTAACCACATAATTCACACAGGGATAGGTAAAAACCAAATGGGTCTTGTGAGTGGTAGTGCTAATGAAGTTCAAGAAGATCTTATAAATATTTTGAAAAGCTCAATACCATCTTTTACGTATTCAGAACAAATAGTAACTCTCCAATGGCAAAAATTAGCAATCAATTGTGCGATTAATGCGTTATCAGCGATTAATGATATAAATAATGGTGAATTAAGTAACCTTAATTATAAAAGCACAATAGAAGATGTAATAAGAGAATTAATCATTGTTGCCGAGCATGAGGGAGTGCCTCTTAACTTTGATAATTTAATTTGTACTATATACGATGTAATTGATAAAACAGCTAATAATAGCTCTTCTATGCGAGAAGATGTTTTGAAAAAACAAGATACTGAAATTGACTTCATTAATGGGTTTATTTATCGGTTAGGGCAAAAACATAAAATTGCTACCCCAACCAATGCAAAGCTCTATAAGCAAATTATAGACTTAACTAATTCAATCTAAGTACCAATGACCTCTTTCAGCATTGGTAGTAATTTTTGCTTCAACAACTCAAGCTCATTTGCTTCATAAGGTTTCAACGGTAATTGTCCCCAAATTGGTTTTGGCCAACTAGGATCATTTTTAAAGCGAACGATGTGATGAATATGTAATTGCGGAGTCATATTCCCCAAAGCTGCAACATTCATTTTCTCGCCATTAAAGCATTGCATCAAAATTTCAGACACTGCACTTGATTCATTAAGAAACTGCAATTGATCTTGCCATTCTAATTGATAAATGTCTTTAACATCACTACGACGAGGAACCATAATAAACCAAGGGTAGTTACTATCATTACAAAGCAATAATCTACATAATGGTAAATTAGCTATTTCTATGCCATCACGTTGTAAATCGCTGTGCAATACAAATTCATCACTCATTATATTTTCCTATAAAATTCTTAATTTAAAAAAATTATTTACCGCTTTTTTTCTTTTTCGGTTTATTTTTACGGCCTCTACCACGCGCTTCTTTTTTAGCTTCACGTTCAGCTATTTTCTGTGCTTGAAACTCTTCAAAATAAATGTTTTCTTTTTCCACCATTTCAGGTGTTTCAAACGTAATATTACCCAACGTTTTGTCGCGAATTTCATTCACTAATATCTCAGATGCTTTATGAAAATCAACATGACCACCACTTCTTACAGCGCCACGCTTACGACCAAGCTCTTCTAAAAACTCGACTTCGTGCTCTGGCAATTTAGTGATCTTATAACGTTCTTTTAATAGTTCAGGGTAAGCAGTCAATAAATATTCAGCGGCAAAACAGGCTATTTCTTCATGATCAAAAGCCGTATCTTTAATACCACCAGAGACAGCAAGACGATAACCACTATTTTCATTAGCAATTTTAGGCCAAAGCATGCCCGGTGTATCATATAAATACACACCGTCTTCTAAACGGATACGTTGTTGAGCTTTAGTCACCGCTGGCTCATTACCAACTTTAGCTTTTGTTTTACCAACCAGAGTATTAATTAAAGTAGATTTGCCTACATTAGGGATCCCCATAATCATCGCATTAATTTGTTTACCTTCCTCATTTTTATTAGGAGCTAATTTTCGAATTAGTGCGGCAATATTTTTAGCACCACTTGCCTCTTCAGTCGTTAACGCTATAGCTTTAACATTATGCTGAGTATGAAAGTAGTCTAACCATACTTTAGTTAACTCTGGGTCTGCTAAATCACT
This genomic window contains:
- a CDS encoding ketopantoate reductase family protein; its protein translation is MKILIVGRGAMGLLFSHYLIDHDISIKSRTNSTSTTFSFTNINGLSKQCHFNSAFDTETSNADCIICCVKSYDVSTVIAKIAPYINNQCPIVLTNNGMGVIEQLQQKLNITNPIYALLTTMGAKRLSPNHIIHTGIGKNQMGLVSGSANEVQEDLINILKSSIPSFTYSEQIVTLQWQKLAINCAINALSAINDINNGELSNLNYKSTIEDVIRELIIVAEHEGVPLNFDNLICTIYDVIDKTANNSSSMREDVLKKQDTEIDFINGFIYRLGQKHKIATPTNAKLYKQIIDLTNSI
- a CDS encoding HIT domain-containing protein, coding for MSDEFVLHSDLQRDGIEIANLPLCRLLLCNDSNYPWFIMVPRRSDVKDIYQLEWQDQLQFLNESSAVSEILMQCFNGEKMNVAALGNMTPQLHIHHIVRFKNDPSWPKPIWGQLPLKPYEANELELLKQKLLPMLKEVIGT
- a CDS encoding VanZ family protein, with amino-acid sequence MNISNFRIYLLIVIIFSLLAVNYTFITKILYQYHLLDKTGHFFGFFLLTWLVNSLIKIDLKLIIITLCVYAGLTEVGQSYLGFRSGQFTDFIADVLGCLTYVLIVIANKNKAKKERV
- the ylqF gene encoding ribosome biogenesis GTPase YlqF, which translates into the protein MAINWFPGHMHKAQKEIKEIINQIDVVIEVCDARLPFSSENPMITEIRGDKPLIKILNKSDLADPELTKVWLDYFHTQHNVKAIALTTEEASGAKNIAALIRKLAPNKNEEGKQINAMIMGIPNVGKSTLINTLVGKTKAKVGNEPAVTKAQQRIRLEDGVYLYDTPGMLWPKIANENSGYRLAVSGGIKDTAFDHEEIACFAAEYLLTAYPELLKERYKITKLPEHEVEFLEELGRKRGAVRSGGHVDFHKASEILVNEIRDKTLGNITFETPEMVEKENIYFEEFQAQKIAEREAKKEARGRGRKNKPKKKKSGK
- a CDS encoding YajQ family cyclic di-GMP-binding protein; translation: MPSLDIVSEVDLEEIRNATENANRELSTRFDFRGVEASFEYKNPDVTVKAEGDFQVQQMLDMLRAQLSKRQIDSKAMTVGDFVHSGKTYSQKVSFKVGVEQTVAKKVVKVIKDSKLKVQASIQGDKIRVTGKKRDELQAVMKLIREAELEQSFQFNNFKD